TCGCATCCCTTTTCCTTAATTCCCTCTCGCTAACAGGACGAGTGGGCACTCCATCAACGTCTGATTTCTCTTCAGATGATTTGGGTGCTTGCATTTGTTTAGGGACCTTTAAGTCTCTAGCACCTGAGCCACGGGCTCCAGTATCATCCTGTACTTGAACCTCAGAAACTCCAGCTGATTGTGGGTTTAAGTTATTCTTGTCTGATGGTGAAGCTTCTTGTTCCTTAACTTTCACCTTAACACCACCACCAGCTGTATCAGTAGGAAGatgcattttttcaacCTTTTCATTCGGGTCGGCATTGCTAGCACCCTTAGAGGGCTCAGCCTGCGAAGACATTGTTTCTGCTTAAACAATCAAAATAAGGTGTAGTTTCTGctttatataaataactGGTTAATCCGataaccaaaaaataaatagtttccgtaattaataaatattgctAGACCAAAAGAGAACGAAtagtcaaaaaaaaaaaggtctTATCACTGCTTGGTTCGTGACAGATGTTGGAGATTAAAGTCACAGTGTATAACTGGCTGTCATAATGAATCAAGAGTACACCAATATCTGGCCAGTTTTACTTTCCCTTAAGATTCCTTAAAATAAGTTGGAGTTTTTGGCGCTACACAGAACGGCGTTTAAATTCAGTAACAGGATTTAGCATAACAAATAGGGCGCCCTTGTTAAGTTATATAATCGGTCTCATATTGAAACACTGTAGAATAATAGTAGTGTCGAAAGCGGATTGAAAACTAAATATGAAACGACTTCCTTGCGATTTTCATAATTATAGGTGTATTTTACACAAGAAACGTTTATCTACAGGATTGCCGAGTATTTTATAAAGGTTTAAGTTTATTAATTCACATTTTTTTAGCTAATCAACGCTACAAAATTAACGCAAGGCTAAAAATCCTCAACACAGCTGATTAAGAATCgagtttttaaataaccTGTattaaatagtaaaaacCAAAACTATATACTTTAAAGGCGGTCATAATATTCAGTGTAGTCGGGAACATTTTCCTTAAGACCCTTACGCTTACGAGCTTCGCAAACAATTTGACCAGGTTTAGAAGTAGGATCCAATGGATCACCAGACATGGGAGACCAATGGTCAAATACCAATTGAGGGAAAGCTTGACCAGCAGTAGCTTGACGAAGTTCACCAGTGAAACCGAAAGACTCGTTGACGGGAAGGTAAGCCTTGATGTTGTACAAGGGAGTACCAACACGTTGCTCCTCAGAAAAGACATGACCACGCTTCTTGTTAAGGACAGAGTAAATACCACCCATAGCGTTTTCGGAAACTTGGATTTCGACCAAGAAAACGGGCTCCTGGATGATGGGAGAAGCCAAAAGGGTAGAAGCGTAGACGACACGACGAGCAGTAGGAATAATTTGACCACCACCACGGTGAATAGCATCAGCGTGCAAAACAACATCAAGAATGTTGAAACGGCAAGAACGCAAGTTCTCCTCAAACATGGGACCCTCCTTGGAAGCCCAGGCAAAAGCAGCAACAACGGAATCCTTGATTTCGTTTAAGTAAGCAACAGCCTTGGTTTGATCAACAACAACATTGGCACCAGTGGTGTCAGGACCGAAACACCAAATCTTACGAGCATCAGTGACATCCCATCCAAACTCGTCAGCCATGATACGAGCACGAACCTTGAAATCATCACGAGGATTGACGTGACCAGTCTCAATGGCGACAGAGAGTTCTTCACTCATGGGCTCAGCAGTCATGAAGATACGGTTGTGCTTGTTGGGAGACTTAGAGAGAGCAGTCATGCTAGAGGGCTCGCTAACGGACTCACGGTAAGAAACGACGGGAGGAGAAATCTTAAGAGGGATACCAGCATGGTCTTCTTGCAAATCCTTCAAGCAAATCTCCAAGTGGAGCTCACCAGCACCAGCAACAATGTGTTCACCAGATTCACTGGTGGTACACAAAACACAAGGGTCGGATTTGGAAAGACGCTTAAGACCTTCAACAAGTTTAGGCAAATCATTACCGTTCTTAACCTCAACAGCGACTTGGACGACTGGGGAGACGGAAAACTTCATAACCTTCATGTTGTGGGCAACTTCGGAAGTGGTCAAAGTACCAGATTTGACCAAAAATTGATCAACACCGACCAAACCAATAATGTTACCAGCAGGACAATCCTCAATAGGCTCAATTCTGGAACCCATCATAAGGACGGTACGTTGGATAGCCTTGATGAAGAGATCGTCCTTCTTACCGGGAACATAGTTAGGGCCTTGAATGCGGACCTTCAAACCAGAACGGACAGTACCGGAGAAGACACGACCAAAAGCATAGAAACGACCACGATCAGATGTGGGAACCATCTTAGAAACGTAGATCATAAGAGGAGCATTGGCATCACAGTTACGGATACCAACAGCACACTCGTCGTCCATGGGACCTTCATACAAAGTCTCAGCACGATATTGTTGAGCAGTCTTAGGAGAAGGAAGATGAAGGACAATCATTTCCATAAGGGCATCAGCAGCAGGCAAGAACTTGCGCATAACGACCTTCAAGAGAGCCTTACCCTCAAGCTCCTTCTCATCGGGCTTGATGGTAACCTCGAGCTTACTCAAAAGAGTGAAGACCTCGTCTTTGCGGCTGTTCATAACAGCATCGAAAATACGATAAATGGGATCCAAGATGAACATGTTGAAAGCACGTTGGTTAGAGTTACCGTTAGCATCGGTAGCAGACTTGGACCATTTCTTGGTCTTAGGGTTGAAGTAGTTTTCACCCCAAAGACGTTGCATCATCTTGTTACGGTCAATACCAAACTT
This portion of the Schizosaccharomyces pombe strain 972h- genome assembly, chromosome: I genome encodes:
- the eft201 gene encoding translation elongation factor 2 eft201, translating into MVAFTPEEVRNLMGKPSNVRNMSVIAHVDHGKSTLTDSLVQKAGIISAAKAGDARFMDTRADEQERGVTIKSTAISLFAEMTDDDMKDMKEPADGTDFLVNLIDSPGHVDFSSEVTAALRVTDGALVVVDTIEGVCVQTETVLRQALGERIRPVVVVNKVDRALLELQISQEELYQNFARVVESVNVVISTYYDKVLGDCQVFPDKGTVAFASGLHGWAFTVRQFANRYAKKFGIDRNKMMQRLWGENYFNPKTKKWSKSATDANGNSNQRAFNMFILDPIYRIFDAVMNSRKDEVFTLLSKLEVTIKPDEKELEGKALLKVVMRKFLPAADALMEMIVLHLPSPKTAQQYRAETLYEGPMDDECAVGIRNCDANAPLMIYVSKMVPTSDRGRFYAFGRVFSGTVRSGLKVRIQGPNYVPGKKDDLFIKAIQRTVLMMGSRIEPIEDCPAGNIIGLVGVDQFLVKSGTLTTSEVAHNMKVMKFSVSPVVQVAVEVKNGNDLPKLVEGLKRLSKSDPCVLCTTSESGEHIVAGAGELHLEICLKDLQEDHAGIPLKISPPVVSYRESVSEPSSMTALSKSPNKHNRIFMTAEPMSEELSVAIETGHVNPRDDFKVRARIMADEFGWDVTDARKIWCFGPDTTGANVVVDQTKAVAYLNEIKDSVVAAFAWASKEGPMFEENLRSCRFNILDVVLHADAIHRGGGQIIPTARRVVYASTLLASPIIQEPVFLVEIQVSENAMGGIYSVLNKKRGHVFSEEQRVGTPLYNIKAYLPVNESFGFTGELRQATAGQAFPQLVFDHWSPMSGDPLDPTSKPGQIVCEARKRKGLKENVPDYTEYYDRL